The following proteins come from a genomic window of Pyxidicoccus sp. MSG2:
- a CDS encoding sensor histidine kinase, whose product MTATYRPRVLAVDVQSGGLERLYSILAPAGYDVLPASGKAAASAASRQAADLVLLDVQRPGTDGLAAYRRLVAELGGPSSPPVLMLTPRADRQTRREVLEAGVDDLLITEPLDPLELKVRVHTLLELKAHREAGGQRAEALLDPRMRWVEMERLARLGTLAADVAQNLGRVGEGLQRALAHVQSRAQQGLPPDPAELKKLGVAGEQMRLHGQHLLSLGPTSPKDIQRFDLRDLVPGVVERMRAAGRLGSAEVTVLLPEDPIAVVFNRRQLEQVLVELLANAADAVEDVNDRPRRIHVGVELPDMFGDFGPRLFVKDTGIGIFEDEVGAVFEPYYTTKAPEKGAGLGLTVARALVEAMGGKLTVQSRVNLGSTFTAELPEQTSSW is encoded by the coding sequence ATGACCGCAACGTACCGGCCTCGGGTGCTGGCTGTGGATGTGCAGTCGGGTGGCCTGGAGCGGCTGTACTCCATCCTCGCCCCTGCTGGTTATGACGTACTGCCCGCCAGCGGCAAGGCGGCGGCTTCGGCGGCGTCCCGGCAGGCGGCGGACCTGGTGCTGCTGGACGTGCAGCGGCCCGGCACGGACGGCCTGGCGGCCTACCGGCGTCTGGTGGCGGAGCTGGGCGGCCCTTCGTCTCCGCCGGTGCTCATGCTGACCCCCCGCGCGGACCGGCAGACGCGCCGCGAGGTGCTCGAGGCGGGCGTGGACGACCTGCTCATCACCGAGCCGCTGGATCCGCTGGAGCTGAAGGTCCGCGTCCACACCCTGTTGGAGCTGAAGGCCCACCGCGAGGCGGGTGGCCAGCGCGCCGAGGCGCTGCTGGACCCGCGCATGCGCTGGGTGGAGATGGAGCGGCTGGCGCGCCTGGGCACGCTGGCGGCGGACGTGGCGCAGAACCTGGGCCGCGTGGGCGAGGGCCTGCAGCGCGCCCTGGCGCACGTGCAGAGCCGGGCCCAGCAGGGCCTGCCGCCGGACCCCGCGGAGCTCAAGAAGCTGGGCGTGGCGGGCGAGCAGATGCGGCTGCACGGCCAACATCTCCTATCGCTCGGCCCCACCAGCCCCAAGGACATCCAGCGCTTCGACCTGCGCGACCTGGTGCCCGGCGTGGTGGAGCGGATGCGCGCCGCCGGCCGCCTGGGCTCCGCCGAGGTGACGGTGCTGCTGCCGGAGGACCCGATTGCCGTGGTCTTCAACCGGCGCCAGCTGGAGCAGGTGCTGGTGGAGTTGCTGGCCAACGCGGCGGACGCGGTGGAGGACGTGAACGACCGCCCGCGCCGCATCCACGTGGGCGTGGAGCTGCCGGACATGTTCGGCGACTTCGGCCCCCGCCTGTTCGTCAAGGACACCGGCATCGGCATCTTCGAGGACGAGGTGGGGGCCGTGTTCGAGCCCTACTACACGACGAAGGCGCCGGAGAAGGGCGCCGGCCTGGGCCTCACCGTGGCGCGCGCCCTGGTGGAGGCCATGGGCGGCAAGCTCACGGTGCAGAGCCGCGTCAACCTGGGCAGCACCTTCACGGCGGAGCTGCCCGAGCAGACGTCGTCCTGGTAG
- a CDS encoding ABC transporter permease, with protein sequence MLDVIREVLFSTLDAMPPLVFAALGAVLSERAGVVSVGVEGMMRVGAFCAAVAALKMPVPLAVGVGMLAGAAFAAVHGFLSIRWRSDQVVSGIALNLVALAGGTFLVESQYGANGTPDLGIATRWSIPGLESVPVLSALSGHFAPTYLALVLPFALHFLLARTPLGLRLRAVGDKPHAVATLGLSVAGLRWGAVLGGGLLAGLGGAVLSTYVLRRFEQHTPAGLGFIALAAMVFGRWTPVGAFLAALFFAFGDALRIGLASSAPGLLEVVPQGMLQALPYVLTLALLTLQGQRSSAPAALGVPYEQESR encoded by the coding sequence GTGCTTGACGTCATCCGCGAAGTGCTCTTCTCCACGCTGGACGCGATGCCTCCGCTCGTCTTCGCGGCACTGGGCGCGGTGCTCTCCGAGCGCGCCGGCGTGGTGTCCGTGGGCGTGGAGGGGATGATGCGCGTGGGCGCCTTCTGCGCGGCGGTGGCGGCGCTGAAGATGCCCGTGCCCCTGGCCGTCGGCGTGGGCATGCTGGCGGGCGCGGCGTTCGCCGCGGTGCACGGCTTCCTCAGCATCCGCTGGCGCTCGGACCAGGTGGTGTCCGGCATCGCCCTCAACCTGGTGGCCCTGGCCGGCGGCACCTTCCTGGTGGAGTCCCAGTACGGAGCCAACGGCACGCCGGACCTGGGAATCGCCACGCGCTGGTCCATCCCCGGCCTCGAGTCCGTGCCGGTGCTGAGCGCGCTGTCCGGCCACTTCGCCCCCACCTACCTCGCGCTGGTGCTGCCCTTCGCCCTCCACTTCCTGCTGGCGCGCACGCCGCTGGGCCTGCGCCTGCGCGCGGTGGGCGACAAGCCCCACGCCGTGGCCACGCTGGGCCTGAGCGTCGCCGGGCTGCGCTGGGGCGCGGTGCTGGGCGGCGGCCTGCTGGCGGGCCTGGGCGGCGCCGTGCTGTCCACGTACGTGCTGCGCCGCTTCGAGCAGCACACCCCCGCGGGCCTGGGCTTCATCGCCCTGGCCGCCATGGTGTTCGGCCGCTGGACGCCCGTGGGCGCCTTCCTCGCCGCCCTCTTCTTCGCCTTCGGCGACGCACTGAGAATCGGCCTCGCCTCCAGCGCTCCCGGCTTGCTGGAGGTCGTACCCCAGGGCATGTTGCAGGCCCTCCCCTACGTGCTCACCTTGGCCCTCCTCACACTCCAGGGGCAGCGCAGCAGCGCCCCCGCCGCACTCGGCGTGCCCTATGAGCAGGAGTCGCGCTGA
- a CDS encoding ABC transporter permease, whose protein sequence is MPERLRQALPSVLSVLLALAVCWGLIALTMTPGTATAAYVEMLWGGIGNWPAWLDGAATTVLTRPLGEAAMKAALLTLTGLSVAVAFKVGLFNIGAQGQMILGALAAAVVGAHVSLPAVLHIPAALVAAALAGAVWAGLAALLKLYRGVHEVISTIMLNWVALRLVDNWLVIGPLRGVAEGGQSITGTAEIQATATLPRLLGELSRLNLGFPLALLLAVGVWVWLARTRSGFETRAVGLGAEAARAAGVPVARRTGLAMALAGAMAGLAGAVLVLGTEGRYPGSLGAPYGFDGIAIALIGNNHPLGAMVAALFFGVLRAGGTRMQLLDVHKSFPELIQGLALLFVAGRMVWLAMLRRREAAAPAAASTTAEVPRA, encoded by the coding sequence ATGCCTGAGCGCCTGAGACAAGCCCTGCCGTCGGTGCTCTCCGTGCTGCTGGCGCTCGCGGTGTGCTGGGGGCTCATCGCCCTGACGATGACGCCCGGCACCGCCACGGCCGCCTATGTGGAGATGTTGTGGGGAGGCATCGGCAACTGGCCGGCCTGGCTGGACGGGGCCGCCACCACCGTCCTCACCCGGCCCCTGGGCGAGGCCGCGATGAAGGCCGCGCTGCTCACCCTCACCGGCCTGTCCGTGGCCGTGGCCTTCAAGGTGGGCCTCTTCAACATCGGCGCGCAGGGTCAGATGATTCTGGGCGCGCTGGCCGCCGCGGTGGTGGGCGCCCACGTGTCCCTGCCCGCGGTGCTGCACATCCCCGCGGCGCTCGTGGCCGCGGCGCTCGCGGGGGCCGTGTGGGCGGGCCTCGCCGCGCTCCTCAAGCTCTACCGGGGCGTGCACGAGGTCATCTCCACCATCATGCTCAACTGGGTGGCGCTGCGCCTCGTGGACAACTGGCTCGTCATCGGCCCGCTGCGGGGCGTGGCCGAGGGCGGCCAGTCCATCACCGGCACCGCCGAAATCCAGGCCACCGCGACGCTGCCCCGGCTCCTGGGGGAGCTCTCCCGCCTCAACCTGGGCTTCCCGCTGGCGCTGCTGCTGGCGGTGGGCGTGTGGGTCTGGCTTGCGCGCACCCGCTCCGGCTTCGAAACGCGCGCGGTGGGCCTGGGCGCCGAGGCCGCGCGCGCCGCCGGAGTCCCGGTGGCGCGGCGCACCGGCCTGGCCATGGCGCTGGCCGGGGCCATGGCGGGGCTGGCGGGCGCGGTGCTGGTGCTGGGCACCGAGGGGCGCTACCCCGGCTCGCTGGGCGCGCCCTACGGCTTCGACGGCATCGCCATCGCCCTCATCGGCAACAACCACCCGCTGGGCGCCATGGTGGCCGCGCTCTTCTTCGGCGTGCTGCGCGCGGGCGGCACCCGCATGCAGTTGCTGGACGTGCACAAGAGCTTCCCCGAGCTCATCCAGGGCCTCGCGCTGCTCTTCGTCGCCGGCCGCATGGTGTGGCTCGCCATGCTGCGCCGCCGCGAGGCCGCTGCTCCGGCCGCCGCCTCCACCACCGCGGAGGTGCCCCGTGCTTGA
- a CDS encoding ATP-binding cassette domain-containing protein — protein sequence MREGELLAVVGENGAGKTSLMNVLYGLYQPDGGELSVGGRPVRFKSPRDAIARGIGMVHQHFMLVPTLTVAENVVLGREPTRRGLFDLERAVSEVAATCARFGFQLEPRARVDTLTVGSQQKVEIVKALHRGAQVLVLDEPTAVLTPQESDELAQVMRGLVAQGRTVVLISHKLKEVLGVADRVAVMRRGRVVAEVRAAETTVGQLANLMVGEGPRPGADARAQAPASQAGVSPARVPPRGQVESLGAVLPEAAVAPPGDPVTPAMSALALMGGVPPGLAAERHVPSREGQGTVALALTSTAPEEAAHEQAPATSVGEVLLEASGLQAVGDNGRPALRGVDLTVRAGEIVGIAGVDGNGQRELAEVLTGLRPLTSGSGTLLGGPLAGLTPARARERGVGHVPEDRLRRAVVKALSVEENVALGRHTRPPFARGPWLDFAGRRERTLALLEAYDVRPPDPTLTLARLSGGNQQKVVVARELDAKPRLLVVVQPTRGLDIGAVAHVQAKLREARAHGAGVLLVSLDLEEVLALSDRVYVLFEGRVTGHFTRPDYDERELGRRMLGAGVGHA from the coding sequence GTGCGCGAGGGCGAACTGCTCGCCGTGGTGGGAGAGAACGGCGCGGGCAAGACGAGCCTGATGAACGTCCTCTACGGCCTCTACCAGCCGGACGGGGGCGAGCTGTCCGTGGGCGGGCGGCCCGTGCGCTTCAAGAGCCCCCGTGACGCGATTGCCCGGGGCATCGGCATGGTGCACCAGCACTTCATGCTCGTGCCCACGCTGACGGTGGCGGAGAACGTGGTGCTCGGCCGCGAGCCCACGCGCCGTGGCCTCTTCGATTTGGAGCGCGCCGTCAGCGAGGTGGCCGCCACCTGCGCCCGCTTCGGCTTCCAGTTGGAGCCGCGCGCACGCGTGGACACCCTCACCGTGGGCTCGCAGCAGAAGGTGGAAATCGTCAAGGCGCTGCACCGGGGGGCCCAGGTGCTGGTGCTCGACGAGCCCACCGCCGTGCTCACGCCGCAGGAGTCGGACGAGCTGGCCCAGGTGATGCGCGGCCTCGTCGCGCAGGGGCGCACCGTGGTGCTCATCAGCCACAAGCTGAAGGAGGTGCTGGGCGTGGCGGACCGCGTCGCCGTGATGCGCCGGGGACGCGTCGTGGCCGAGGTGCGCGCGGCGGAGACCACCGTCGGGCAGCTGGCCAACCTCATGGTGGGTGAAGGCCCACGGCCCGGAGCGGATGCCCGGGCGCAGGCTCCGGCGTCCCAGGCCGGGGTGTCGCCGGCACGGGTCCCCCCACGAGGCCAGGTCGAATCCCTGGGCGCCGTGTTGCCGGAGGCAGCCGTCGCCCCACCCGGGGACCCGGTCACGCCCGCCATGTCGGCGCTCGCGCTCATGGGAGGAGTCCCGCCGGGACTCGCCGCCGAGCGGCACGTCCCTTCCCGGGAGGGCCAGGGAACGGTGGCGCTCGCGCTCACGAGCACGGCCCCCGAGGAAGCAGCCCACGAGCAGGCTCCGGCGACGTCCGTGGGCGAGGTGCTGCTGGAAGCGAGCGGGCTCCAGGCCGTGGGAGACAACGGCCGCCCGGCGCTGCGCGGCGTGGACCTCACCGTGCGCGCGGGCGAAATCGTCGGCATCGCGGGCGTGGACGGCAACGGGCAGCGCGAACTGGCCGAGGTCCTCACCGGCCTGCGCCCGCTCACGTCGGGAAGCGGCACGCTGCTCGGAGGGCCGCTGGCGGGCCTCACCCCTGCCCGGGCGCGCGAGCGCGGCGTGGGCCACGTGCCCGAGGACCGGCTGCGCCGCGCCGTGGTGAAGGCCCTCAGCGTGGAGGAGAACGTGGCCCTCGGCCGGCACACGCGGCCGCCCTTCGCCAGGGGCCCATGGCTCGACTTCGCCGGGCGCCGCGAGCGCACACTCGCCCTGCTCGAGGCGTACGACGTGCGCCCTCCGGACCCGACGCTGACCCTGGCGAGGCTGTCCGGCGGCAACCAGCAGAAGGTGGTGGTGGCGCGAGAGCTGGACGCGAAGCCCCGCCTGCTCGTCGTGGTGCAGCCCACGCGCGGCCTGGACATCGGCGCGGTGGCCCACGTGCAGGCGAAGCTGCGCGAGGCGCGCGCCCATGGGGCTGGAGTGCTGCTGGTCTCCCTGGACCTGGAGGAGGTGCTCGCGCTCTCCGACCGCGTCTACGTCCTCTTCGAGGGGCGCGTGACGGGCCACTTCACCCGGCCCGACTACGACGAGCGCGAATTGGGACGGCGCATGCTGGGAGCGGGGGTGGGCCATGCCTGA
- a CDS encoding BMP family lipoprotein has translation MMLRLHVLALAALLCACSKKEEAPPAGAQGTATAQQPAKAPIPVGLVIDVGGRGDHSFNDAALRGLELYAAGKRYEGGKYVDATPDEVRQSLPAHLTAIASTIQPLPVKPMVLQSKAQEDYAPNLQLLVDQGAQLTIGNGYMLANAVRTAAQENPKSQFLLIDSQVLDAQGKVLKLPNVRTVLFKEQEGSFLVGALAGLVTKTNKVGFVGGIEVPLIQRFEVGYRAGVKTTNPQAAQALMAVYTGSFNNMAAGKQVAQDLIAKGADILFHAAGADGIGVIQAVKEARAAGKSVYAIGVDSDQSHVAPDAILTSMMKYTDLAIYQATKDLVDGKFSAGEQVLGLKENGVGMAEVRVDFPNKAEALQKVDGLRQRIVSGQLQVPAVPGDLATFQAAAP, from the coding sequence ATGATGCTCCGCCTCCACGTCCTGGCCCTCGCCGCCCTCCTGTGTGCGTGCTCCAAGAAGGAAGAAGCGCCCCCCGCCGGTGCCCAGGGCACCGCCACCGCCCAGCAGCCGGCCAAGGCCCCCATCCCCGTGGGGCTCGTCATCGACGTGGGCGGGCGCGGCGACCACTCCTTCAACGACGCCGCCCTGCGCGGCCTGGAGTTGTACGCCGCCGGCAAGCGCTACGAGGGCGGCAAGTACGTGGACGCCACCCCCGATGAGGTCCGCCAGTCCCTCCCGGCCCACCTGACGGCCATCGCCTCCACGATTCAGCCCCTGCCCGTGAAGCCCATGGTGCTCCAGAGCAAGGCCCAGGAGGACTACGCCCCCAACCTCCAGCTCCTCGTGGACCAGGGCGCCCAGCTCACCATCGGCAATGGCTACATGCTCGCCAACGCCGTGCGCACCGCCGCGCAGGAGAACCCCAAGTCCCAGTTCCTGCTCATCGACAGCCAGGTGCTGGACGCGCAGGGCAAGGTGCTGAAGCTGCCCAACGTGCGCACCGTCCTGTTCAAGGAGCAGGAGGGCAGCTTCCTCGTGGGCGCGCTGGCGGGCCTGGTGACGAAGACGAACAAGGTGGGCTTCGTGGGCGGCATCGAGGTGCCCCTCATCCAGCGCTTCGAGGTGGGCTACCGCGCGGGCGTGAAGACGACCAACCCCCAGGCCGCCCAGGCGCTGATGGCCGTCTACACGGGCAGCTTCAACAACATGGCCGCGGGCAAGCAGGTGGCGCAGGACCTCATCGCCAAGGGCGCGGACATCCTCTTCCACGCCGCGGGCGCGGACGGCATCGGCGTCATCCAGGCGGTGAAGGAGGCGCGCGCCGCGGGCAAGAGCGTGTATGCGATTGGCGTGGACTCGGACCAGTCGCACGTGGCGCCGGACGCCATCCTCACGTCGATGATGAAGTACACCGACCTGGCCATCTACCAGGCGACGAAGGACCTGGTGGACGGGAAGTTCTCCGCGGGCGAGCAGGTGCTCGGCCTCAAGGAGAACGGCGTGGGCATGGCCGAGGTGCGGGTGGACTTCCCCAACAAGGCGGAGGCGCTGCAGAAGGTGGACGGCCTGCGCCAGCGCATCGTCTCCGGGCAGCTCCAGGTGCCGGCCGTGCCGGGTGACCTCGCCACCTTCCAGGCTGCCGCGCCCTGA
- a CDS encoding thymidine phosphorylase, translated as MQPYELIKAKRDGGRLDPADIRAFIQAYTAGTVADYQMAAMCMAIFFKGLDSRELGAWARAMLESGEVLDLSDTPAVKVDKHSTGGVGDKVSLSLAPLAAACGVPVPMISGRGLGHTGGTLDKLESIPGFNVNLPTSEYRRLVREVGCCLIGQTAQVAPADKKLYALRDVTATVDCIPLIASSIMSKKLAEGIDALVLDVKVGSGAFMKRDEDARTLARTMIGLGAEMGKKVVALLTDMDQPLGRKVGNALEVMEAVDMLRGEAPDDYTEITYALTAEMLVLGKAAATVDEAREKLRKVVEDGSAVRKLKEIVQVQGGDPRAIDDYSLLPQAKSTVDVVAPRDGWVTAIDTEGVGLAGVALGAGRQRVDSKIDPAVGFTLLKKTGESVTKGESVVRVHYNDAGPVADVKARLLAAYRFGDAAPVARPLVRERVE; from the coding sequence GTGCAACCCTACGAGCTCATCAAGGCAAAGCGGGATGGTGGCCGGCTGGACCCGGCGGACATCCGCGCGTTCATCCAGGCGTATACGGCGGGGACGGTGGCGGACTACCAGATGGCGGCCATGTGCATGGCCATCTTCTTCAAGGGACTCGACTCCCGGGAGCTGGGGGCCTGGGCCCGCGCCATGCTCGAGTCCGGCGAGGTGCTGGACTTGTCGGACACGCCCGCCGTGAAGGTGGACAAACACTCGACGGGTGGGGTGGGGGACAAGGTGTCGCTCAGCCTGGCGCCCCTGGCCGCCGCCTGCGGGGTTCCGGTGCCGATGATTTCGGGCCGGGGTCTGGGCCACACGGGCGGGACGCTGGACAAGCTGGAGTCCATCCCCGGCTTCAACGTCAACCTGCCCACGTCCGAGTACCGGAGGCTGGTGCGCGAGGTGGGCTGCTGCCTGATTGGCCAGACGGCGCAGGTGGCCCCGGCGGACAAGAAGCTCTACGCGCTGCGCGACGTGACGGCGACGGTGGACTGCATCCCGCTGATTGCGTCGTCCATCATGAGCAAGAAGCTGGCGGAGGGCATCGACGCGCTGGTGCTGGACGTGAAGGTGGGCAGTGGCGCCTTCATGAAGCGCGACGAGGATGCTCGCACGCTGGCTCGGACGATGATCGGGCTGGGCGCGGAGATGGGGAAGAAGGTGGTGGCGCTCCTCACGGACATGGACCAGCCGCTGGGCCGCAAGGTGGGCAACGCGCTGGAGGTGATGGAAGCGGTGGACATGCTCCGCGGCGAGGCTCCGGACGACTACACGGAGATTACCTACGCGCTGACGGCGGAGATGCTGGTGCTGGGCAAGGCGGCGGCGACGGTGGACGAGGCGCGCGAGAAGCTGCGCAAGGTGGTGGAGGACGGCAGCGCGGTGCGCAAGCTGAAGGAAATCGTCCAGGTGCAGGGTGGGGACCCGCGCGCGATTGACGACTACTCGCTGCTGCCGCAGGCGAAGTCCACGGTGGACGTGGTGGCGCCGCGCGACGGGTGGGTGACGGCGATTGATACGGAGGGCGTGGGCCTGGCGGGCGTGGCGCTGGGAGCGGGGCGGCAGCGGGTGGACAGCAAGATCGACCCTGCCGTGGGCTTCACGCTGCTGAAGAAGACGGGTGAGTCCGTGACGAAGGGCGAGTCGGTGGTGCGCGTGCACTACAACGACGCGGGCCCGGTGGCGGACGTGAAGGCGCGCCTGCTGGCGGCGTACAGGTTTGGCGACGCGGCGCCCGTGGCCCGGCCGCTGGTGCGGGAGCGGGTGGAGTAG
- a CDS encoding VOC family protein → MIDHVMLRVRDFAASKRFYDAVLETLGYRMLMDFGDRGGYGDRKPYFWIGTSQEPHPRTHLAFMAKDRAAVDAFHAKALELGAKSDGAPGLRPHYHPNYYGAFVIDPDGHNIEAVCHTA, encoded by the coding sequence ATGATCGACCACGTCATGCTCCGAGTGAGGGACTTCGCCGCGTCCAAGCGTTTCTACGACGCGGTGCTGGAGACGCTGGGCTACCGGATGTTGATGGACTTCGGTGACCGTGGTGGCTACGGCGACCGAAAGCCCTACTTCTGGATTGGCACGTCGCAGGAGCCGCACCCGCGCACGCATCTCGCCTTCATGGCGAAGGACCGCGCGGCAGTGGATGCGTTCCACGCGAAGGCGCTGGAGCTGGGTGCGAAGAGCGACGGCGCGCCGGGCCTGCGTCCGCACTACCACCCGAACTACTACGGGGCCTTCGTCATCGACCCCGATGGGCACAACATCGAGGCGGTGTGCCACACGGCATAG
- a CDS encoding SET domain-containing protein-lysine N-methyltransferase produces MNQGAALYIHPGVKVRPCEWGYGVFTDEPIPAGELIEECHYLKVLHKHARMPPLDDYVFQIKWGENEERREGDWVALVMGYGMIYNHSQEPNAAYYRLVDRDLFCFHALRDIHPGEQICISYGEEWWKSRGQNVPET; encoded by the coding sequence ATGAACCAGGGCGCAGCGCTGTACATCCATCCGGGCGTGAAGGTCCGGCCGTGCGAGTGGGGCTACGGCGTCTTCACCGACGAGCCCATCCCCGCCGGAGAGCTCATCGAGGAGTGTCACTACCTTAAGGTGCTGCACAAGCACGCGCGGATGCCGCCGCTCGACGACTACGTCTTTCAAATCAAGTGGGGCGAGAACGAAGAGCGCCGCGAGGGAGACTGGGTCGCCCTCGTGATGGGCTACGGGATGATCTACAACCACTCCCAGGAGCCCAACGCCGCGTACTACCGCCTCGTGGACCGCGACCTCTTCTGCTTCCACGCGCTGCGCGACATCCACCCCGGCGAGCAGATCTGCATCAGCTACGGCGAGGAGTGGTGGAAGTCCCGGGGCCAGAACGTGCCGGAAACCTGA
- a CDS encoding PilZ domain-containing protein — MAERNDSMSDKAEDRRDSPRVPMRLKVRRAGSSGDFEAQDGDLSLGGCAWHGTGLEAGAKVEVRFLLPILPDEVEATGEVLQVTNGPQGPAAHVRFADLPVEAELAIARHLDDVLAKGGGTR; from the coding sequence ATGGCCGAGAGGAACGACTCGATGAGCGACAAGGCCGAGGACCGGCGCGACTCTCCCCGGGTGCCCATGCGCTTGAAGGTGCGCCGGGCGGGCAGCTCGGGTGACTTCGAAGCGCAGGACGGCGACCTGTCCCTGGGCGGCTGCGCCTGGCATGGCACCGGGCTGGAGGCGGGGGCGAAGGTGGAGGTGCGCTTCCTGCTCCCCATCCTCCCCGACGAGGTCGAGGCGACGGGCGAGGTGCTCCAGGTGACGAACGGCCCGCAGGGCCCGGCCGCGCACGTGCGCTTCGCGGACCTGCCGGTGGAGGCGGAGCTGGCCATTGCCCGCCACCTGGACGACGTGTTGGCGAAGGGCGGCGGTACCCGCTAG
- a CDS encoding cytidine deaminase, whose amino-acid sequence MADDIPWERLFEEAARVRSRAHVPYSHFPVGAAVLYADGAVVAGCNVENATYGLTVCAERNAFAAGVAQGHSKPVAVAIVVDTPEPCPPCGMCRQVMAEFGPPDMPVRSRTPKGGEARYTLGELLPHAFTKDFF is encoded by the coding sequence ATGGCGGACGACATTCCCTGGGAGCGCCTGTTCGAGGAGGCCGCGCGGGTGCGCTCGCGCGCGCACGTGCCGTACTCGCACTTCCCCGTGGGCGCCGCCGTCCTCTACGCCGACGGCGCGGTGGTGGCCGGCTGCAACGTGGAGAACGCCACCTACGGCCTCACCGTCTGCGCCGAGCGCAACGCCTTCGCCGCTGGCGTGGCCCAGGGCCACTCCAAGCCCGTGGCCGTCGCCATCGTCGTGGACACCCCCGAGCCGTGCCCGCCGTGTGGAATGTGCCGGCAGGTGATGGCCGAGTTCGGCCCGCCGGACATGCCCGTGCGCAGCCGCACCCCGAAGGGCGGCGAGGCGCGCTACACCCTGGGCGAGCTGCTGCCGCACGCCTTCACGAAGGACTTTTTCTAG
- a CDS encoding 5'-deoxyadenosine deaminase, with product MDLLLTGGTVVTMNREREVLVAADVLVQDGRIAKVGRGLKSRSTRRVVDVAGKVVLPGLIHGHLHACQTLFRGRADGLELLDWLRERIWPFEASHDAASMRASADLTFAELIRSGATAALDMGSVHHYDAVFESARDSGFRLVGGKAMMDAGAAVPEGLRESTTESLAHSLALMERWHGTHDGRLRYAFAPRFVLSCTPELLREVAKLAREHGVRIHTHASENAKETEAVRQYTGGQDNVAFFHKVGLSGPHVTLAHCVWLSQEEQDILRETRTVVCHCPGSNLKLASGIAKVPELLEDGVAVALGADGAPCNNTLDIFHEMRLASVLHNPRVGPRAMTPMRVLEMATLHGARALGLESEVGSIEVGKRADLTVVDVSGLHAGPTAEDVLAPLVHSARGSDVVHVFIDGKPVLKDGVLTTLDAPAVLSSANAHVERILRRRKRARG from the coding sequence GTGGACCTGCTCCTGACTGGCGGCACCGTGGTGACGATGAACCGCGAGCGAGAGGTGCTCGTGGCGGCGGACGTGCTCGTCCAGGACGGGCGCATCGCGAAGGTGGGCCGGGGCCTCAAGTCCCGGAGCACGCGGCGCGTGGTGGACGTGGCGGGGAAGGTGGTGCTGCCCGGCCTCATCCACGGCCACCTGCACGCCTGCCAGACGCTCTTCCGCGGCCGCGCGGACGGCCTGGAGCTGCTGGACTGGCTGCGCGAGCGCATCTGGCCCTTCGAGGCCTCGCACGACGCGGCGTCCATGCGCGCGTCTGCGGACCTCACCTTCGCCGAGCTCATCCGCTCGGGCGCCACGGCGGCGCTCGACATGGGCAGCGTGCACCACTACGACGCCGTCTTCGAGTCCGCGCGCGACTCCGGCTTCCGGCTGGTGGGCGGCAAGGCGATGATGGACGCGGGCGCCGCCGTGCCCGAAGGGCTGCGCGAGAGCACCACCGAGTCGCTCGCCCACAGCCTCGCGCTGATGGAGCGCTGGCACGGCACGCACGACGGGCGGCTGCGCTACGCCTTCGCCCCGCGCTTCGTCCTCTCCTGCACGCCGGAGCTCCTGCGCGAGGTGGCGAAGCTCGCCCGCGAACACGGCGTGCGCATCCACACCCATGCCAGCGAGAATGCGAAGGAGACGGAAGCGGTGCGCCAGTACACCGGCGGCCAGGACAACGTCGCCTTCTTCCACAAGGTGGGCCTGTCCGGACCGCACGTGACGCTGGCCCACTGCGTGTGGCTGTCCCAGGAGGAGCAGGACATCCTCCGCGAGACGCGCACCGTGGTGTGCCACTGCCCCGGCTCCAACCTCAAGCTCGCCTCCGGCATCGCCAAGGTGCCCGAGCTGCTGGAGGACGGCGTGGCGGTGGCGCTCGGCGCGGACGGCGCGCCCTGCAACAACACGCTCGACATCTTCCACGAGATGCGGCTCGCGTCCGTGCTGCACAACCCGCGCGTGGGGCCTCGCGCCATGACGCCCATGCGCGTGCTGGAGATGGCCACGCTGCACGGCGCTCGGGCGCTCGGGCTGGAGTCCGAGGTGGGCTCCATCGAGGTCGGCAAGCGCGCCGACCTCACCGTGGTGGACGTGAGCGGCCTGCACGCGGGCCCCACGGCCGAGGACGTGCTGGCCCCGCTGGTCCACTCCGCGCGCGGCAGCGACGTGGTGCACGTCTTCATCGACGGCAAGCCCGTGCTGAAGGACGGCGTGCTCACCACGCTGGACGCACCGGCGGTGCTCTCCAGCGCGAATGCCCACGTGGAGCGCATCCTCCGGCGCCGCAAGCGCGCCCGGGGCTGA